The following proteins are encoded in a genomic region of Chryseobacterium cucumeris:
- a CDS encoding 5-carboxymethyl-2-hydroxymuconate Delta-isomerase: protein MPHFIIDCSQDILQQRTPDELMDAVYEAADGTGLFAPNDIKVRLQPYQYYKLGTGKKNFLHVFGYIMQGRNTEQKADLSKQICNQLSELLPDISFLSVNINDFEAATYSNKALINPENSDQDRHFGL from the coding sequence ATGCCCCATTTTATAATAGATTGTTCACAGGATATTCTTCAGCAGAGAACACCCGATGAATTGATGGATGCAGTTTATGAAGCGGCAGACGGAACAGGACTGTTTGCTCCCAATGACATCAAAGTAAGACTTCAACCCTATCAGTATTACAAATTAGGCACAGGTAAGAAAAATTTTCTACATGTGTTTGGGTATATCATGCAGGGGCGCAATACAGAACAAAAAGCAGATCTTTCGAAGCAGATCTGTAACCAGCTTTCAGAATTGCTGCCTGATATTTCTTTTCTTTCTGTCAATATCAATGATTTCGAAGCAGCGACCTACAGCAACAAAGCACTCATTAATCCTGAAAATTCAGACCAGGACAGGCATTTTGGTTTATAA
- a CDS encoding DinB family protein, which yields MSLKTLVSKSAQYNNWVVNKYIDWLSTKSDEQLNQETISSFPTILKTLHHIWQTQEYWWSHISEKDDFDFVKTAETTSKEDVFNAIKNNSQKLVDYVESLSEEDLSKNVKIESQWFQCDFSKYEYIQHAILHSTYHRGQIVTMGRNIGITDAPMTDFNFWNIYKDQQ from the coding sequence ATGAGCTTAAAAACATTAGTCAGCAAAAGTGCGCAGTACAACAATTGGGTAGTCAATAAATATATCGACTGGTTATCCACAAAGTCTGATGAGCAGCTTAACCAGGAAACTATTTCCAGTTTTCCGACTATTTTAAAAACACTACACCACATCTGGCAAACTCAGGAATATTGGTGGAGCCACATTTCAGAAAAAGATGATTTTGATTTTGTAAAAACAGCAGAAACTACCAGCAAAGAAGATGTTTTCAATGCCATAAAAAACAATTCGCAGAAACTTGTAGATTATGTGGAAAGTTTATCTGAAGAAGATCTTTCAAAAAATGTAAAAATAGAATCTCAGTGGTTTCAGTGTGATTTTTCCAAATACGAATACATCCAGCATGCTATTCTTCACAGCACGTATCACAGAGGACAAATCGTAACGATGGGAAGAAACATCGGAATCACTGATGCTCCTATGACCGATTTTAATTTCTGGAATATTTATAAAGATCAGCAATAA
- a CDS encoding serine hydrolase — MKSILTCIVLMFAMHPLFSQKSQKLEQLFSTYEKAGLFSGSVLIAEKGKIIFENSYGYRNAPKKEKNTNNSLYRVFSTTKMFTATVIFQLEEQGKLSLNDKLSKYYPEFPKGDSITLAHLLSHTSGIQNHTNSEDTVDEETFLKYISAKPLNFPPGKDWDYSNSGYYILGYIIKKITGSGYDKVIENNILKPLKMNHSGFNFNNVTDENKALGYEFLSDNKSNEALRFKTDHPFGAGAMYSTVEDLFKFDEALKNYTLLKKETTDKAFTPYLKDHYGLGFQISTVFDKKRVGHDGGGPGYRSRYYRIPEDDICVIVISNSELSHTDFIFPQLEKILYNKPYSIPAIAKVSPGDLKKLEGVYSTEDSNFYITSNDGQLVFKEGSYPRNALLPKSKTSFQLDEKFTCTFQRDQDGKINTLVIHFWDGTVKTAKRKANTLTWGIIGNATPNGWEGKDIPLQTDPKNPNISFLKNYTLKKGNLKFRFNNDWGYNLGLNNDNKSIAFDAYDFPIHEDGIYDIVLDMTNAVQPQYSIKKSNL; from the coding sequence ATGAAATCTATTCTCACCTGTATCGTTTTAATGTTTGCGATGCATCCTCTTTTTTCACAGAAATCCCAAAAACTGGAACAGTTATTTTCAACGTATGAAAAAGCAGGATTGTTCAGTGGTTCTGTTTTGATTGCCGAAAAAGGAAAAATTATTTTTGAAAATAGCTACGGCTACAGAAATGCTCCTAAAAAAGAAAAAAATACCAATAACAGTCTTTATAGAGTTTTCTCCACCACAAAAATGTTCACAGCAACCGTTATTTTTCAGTTGGAAGAACAAGGGAAATTGTCTCTGAATGACAAACTCTCCAAATATTATCCTGAATTTCCGAAGGGTGACAGCATTACTTTAGCTCATCTGCTTTCCCATACATCAGGAATTCAAAATCATACCAACTCTGAGGATACTGTAGATGAAGAAACATTTTTAAAATATATTTCTGCAAAACCCTTGAATTTCCCCCCGGGCAAAGATTGGGATTACTCCAATTCCGGATATTATATTCTGGGTTACATTATTAAAAAAATAACAGGTTCAGGTTATGATAAAGTGATAGAGAATAATATCCTGAAGCCCCTTAAAATGAACCATAGCGGATTCAACTTCAACAATGTTACGGATGAGAATAAAGCATTAGGTTATGAATTTCTATCCGATAATAAGTCTAATGAAGCATTACGTTTCAAAACTGACCATCCTTTTGGAGCAGGAGCCATGTATTCTACGGTGGAAGATCTTTTCAAGTTTGACGAAGCATTAAAAAATTACACCCTTCTGAAAAAAGAAACCACAGATAAAGCTTTTACTCCCTATCTCAAGGATCATTATGGATTAGGCTTCCAGATTTCGACTGTTTTTGACAAAAAACGGGTGGGTCATGATGGCGGCGGACCAGGTTACAGAAGTAGATATTACAGAATTCCGGAGGATGATATTTGTGTGATTGTCATATCAAATTCAGAACTTTCACACACGGATTTTATCTTTCCTCAATTAGAAAAAATACTGTACAATAAACCATATAGCATTCCGGCCATTGCAAAAGTGAGTCCCGGGGATTTAAAAAAGCTGGAAGGTGTTTATTCCACAGAAGATTCAAATTTTTACATCACCAGTAACGATGGACAACTTGTTTTCAAAGAAGGCAGCTATCCAAGAAACGCTTTATTACCGAAAAGCAAAACATCATTTCAGCTGGATGAAAAATTCACCTGTACATTCCAACGGGATCAAGACGGAAAAATAAATACTCTGGTCATTCATTTCTGGGATGGAACTGTAAAAACAGCAAAAAGAAAGGCCAATACTCTTACGTGGGGAATTATCGGAAACGCAACGCCGAACGGTTGGGAAGGAAAAGATATACCACTACAAACAGATCCTAAAAATCCGAATATCTCTTTTCTGAAAAACTATACATTAAAAAAAGGTAATTTAAAATTCAGGTTTAATAATGACTGGGGATACAACCTCGGTCTGAATAATGACAATAAAAGTATTGCCTTCGATGCTTATGATTTCCCAATCCATGAAGATGGAATTTATGATATTGTTCTTGACATGACCAACGCTGTACAACCACAATACAGCATTAAAAAATCAAATCTATAA